In a single window of the Paenibacillus sp. MMS20-IR301 genome:
- a CDS encoding DEAD/DEAH box helicase — protein sequence MIKHLYAIWLGDVFFCFSGETSEPKVDAWTRVIKRLELRGGWRPFAGAALRLAEVKYPVAAAAEGRTARRSLPGRTLEGLALSPKDAFELLLAWDEQASRAQGIEPGGELRYWSAAARFALELMGKGGVVPGAQPQRTVGARRRGGEQAAAVCWSPAFREEADKDFFLQMAASMPVLALGTHVAEEGDLSSREEAGGYVLYSFLQAILTAEIKNVTAANESALSPYKANYRRGYSPLTELWWNSLLTGSRDIPVQGTPVEVSELLAMVSETAGNEVPHFETEEASSGQLSLGLRLEPPEGEHELWKLTYWAESREEGEFWIPAEAVWSSKEREFTLWGKRYRNIQQQLLAALGRAAKLAPDIQRSLTGPAPCGVELPPERLYFFLKESVQELRERGITVQMPSRWSREGRRKIGMRMRMQPPAGTIDGPAQASLGMEELISFRIEASLGDSDITEEELNVLVEAGVPFVQFRGEWIEVDPKEVRQVLRYMKRNESGEMTAADWMRLTAEDGEERLWKGMSVTGMETSGLLASLMHGDVLRGMPLRPVPQDLNGTLRPYQERGYQWLTALSGLGFGVCLADDMGLGKTVQVITCLLDRAQEAAPGVKQEPVLILCPTSLLGNWQRELQRFAPSLSVHIHHGGRRVRGEGFTALAASHEIVLTTYHLAGRDSEDLAGVHWSTVVLDEAQYIKNHRTKQAQSVMKLTAPHRIAMTGTPVENRLGELWSIFHFLNPGYLGTYHSFRQRYVSGEGGERLRELHRLVSPFLLRRLKSDPDISKDLPEKLELKSYCPLTETQAALYKGVVDEMLGVIGERSGMARRGLVLSSLTKLKQICDHPQLFRKDEGRIPRSEPSGKMDVMFEVLDSISELGEAALIFTQYVAMGELLVSRLARRYGQTPLFLHGGIPKRERDEMVRAFQEGEGPAFFVLSLKAGGVGLNLTRANHVLHYDRWWNPAVENQATDRAFRIGQHKNVQVHKLICQGTLEERIDELIERKKSLSEQVVGSGENWLTEMSNHELKELIELQGQDWM from the coding sequence ATGATTAAGCATCTGTATGCAATATGGCTGGGGGATGTGTTTTTTTGCTTCTCGGGCGAGACTTCTGAGCCGAAGGTGGACGCGTGGACACGTGTAATCAAACGGCTGGAGCTCCGGGGCGGCTGGCGTCCCTTTGCCGGAGCAGCGCTGCGGCTGGCGGAAGTGAAGTACCCGGTTGCCGCCGCCGCTGAAGGCCGGACGGCCCGCCGCAGCCTGCCCGGGCGCACGCTTGAAGGGCTGGCCCTCTCACCTAAGGACGCGTTCGAGCTGCTTCTCGCCTGGGACGAACAGGCAAGCCGCGCCCAGGGAATTGAACCCGGCGGGGAGCTGCGGTACTGGTCGGCCGCTGCCCGGTTCGCGCTGGAGCTGATGGGCAAGGGCGGAGTAGTGCCGGGTGCACAGCCGCAGCGTACGGTCGGAGCACGCCGCCGCGGCGGGGAACAGGCGGCTGCCGTGTGCTGGTCGCCTGCCTTCAGGGAAGAAGCGGATAAGGACTTCTTCCTGCAGATGGCCGCCTCCATGCCGGTACTGGCGCTTGGCACGCATGTGGCCGAAGAAGGGGATCTGTCCTCGCGCGAGGAGGCCGGCGGGTATGTGCTCTATTCCTTCCTGCAGGCTATTCTGACTGCAGAGATCAAGAATGTGACCGCCGCAAATGAGAGTGCACTGTCCCCCTATAAGGCTAACTACCGCCGCGGCTACTCGCCTCTGACTGAGCTGTGGTGGAACAGTCTGCTCACCGGCAGCCGGGATATTCCTGTGCAGGGTACTCCTGTAGAAGTGAGCGAGCTGCTGGCAATGGTCAGCGAGACGGCAGGCAATGAGGTGCCGCATTTCGAGACTGAGGAAGCAAGCAGCGGACAGCTCAGCCTGGGCCTGCGCCTGGAGCCGCCTGAGGGCGAGCATGAGCTGTGGAAGCTGACATACTGGGCGGAGAGCCGGGAGGAAGGGGAATTCTGGATTCCGGCAGAGGCGGTCTGGAGCAGCAAGGAACGGGAATTCACCCTGTGGGGCAAGCGCTACCGCAACATTCAGCAGCAGCTGCTGGCCGCACTGGGCCGGGCAGCGAAGCTGGCGCCCGATATTCAGCGCTCGCTTACAGGGCCGGCGCCTTGCGGGGTGGAGCTGCCTCCGGAGCGGCTCTATTTCTTCCTGAAGGAGAGCGTTCAGGAGCTGCGCGAGCGGGGGATTACGGTGCAGATGCCTTCACGCTGGAGCCGGGAGGGCCGGCGGAAAATCGGCATGCGGATGAGAATGCAGCCGCCAGCCGGCACTATCGACGGTCCTGCACAAGCCTCCCTGGGCATGGAGGAGCTTATATCTTTCCGCATTGAGGCCTCCCTCGGGGATTCGGATATAACCGAGGAGGAACTGAATGTTCTGGTAGAAGCCGGAGTGCCGTTTGTGCAGTTCCGCGGGGAATGGATCGAAGTGGACCCGAAAGAGGTCCGGCAGGTACTGAGATACATGAAGCGCAATGAGAGCGGAGAGATGACGGCGGCCGACTGGATGCGCCTTACGGCAGAGGACGGCGAGGAGCGGCTGTGGAAGGGCATGTCGGTTACGGGCATGGAGACCTCCGGGCTGCTCGCGTCCCTGATGCACGGCGATGTGCTGCGCGGAATGCCGCTGCGGCCGGTGCCGCAGGATCTGAACGGAACCCTGCGTCCTTACCAGGAGCGGGGGTATCAGTGGCTGACAGCACTCAGCGGCCTGGGCTTCGGTGTCTGCCTGGCCGACGATATGGGCCTCGGTAAAACGGTACAGGTCATCACCTGCCTGCTCGACCGGGCCCAGGAAGCAGCGCCCGGAGTGAAGCAGGAGCCTGTACTCATTCTCTGCCCGACCTCGCTGCTCGGCAACTGGCAGCGGGAGCTGCAGCGGTTTGCTCCTTCGCTTAGCGTGCATATCCATCACGGCGGCCGTCGGGTGCGCGGGGAAGGCTTCACCGCGCTTGCAGCCAGCCACGAGATTGTGCTGACCACTTATCACCTGGCCGGCCGGGATAGCGAGGATCTGGCAGGAGTGCACTGGTCAACAGTTGTGCTGGATGAAGCGCAGTATATTAAGAATCACCGCACGAAGCAGGCGCAGAGCGTAATGAAGCTGACGGCACCGCACCGGATTGCGATGACGGGTACACCGGTCGAGAACCGGCTGGGCGAGCTGTGGTCGATTTTTCATTTCCTGAATCCGGGTTATCTGGGGACGTATCATTCGTTCCGCCAGCGTTATGTATCCGGGGAAGGCGGGGAACGGCTGCGTGAGCTGCACCGTCTGGTCTCACCCTTCCTGCTGCGCCGCCTGAAGAGCGATCCGGATATCTCCAAGGATCTGCCCGAGAAGCTGGAGCTCAAGTCTTATTGTCCGCTTACGGAGACGCAGGCGGCGTTGTATAAGGGCGTTGTGGATGAGATGCTGGGTGTCATCGGAGAGCGGTCGGGTATGGCCCGCCGCGGGCTGGTGCTGTCCTCCCTGACCAAGCTGAAGCAGATCTGCGATCATCCCCAGCTGTTCCGCAAGGATGAAGGCCGCATTCCGCGCAGTGAGCCGTCCGGCAAGATGGATGTCATGTTCGAGGTGCTGGACAGCATCTCCGAGCTGGGGGAAGCCGCGTTAATCTTCACACAATATGTGGCGATGGGCGAGCTGCTGGTCAGCCGCCTGGCCAGACGGTACGGGCAGACGCCGCTTTTCCTGCACGGCGGCATCCCTAAGCGGGAGCGTGACGAGATGGTGCGTGCTTTCCAGGAAGGGGAGGGCCCTGCATTCTTCGTCCTGTCCCTCAAAGCCGGAGGCGTAGGCCTCAATCTGACCAGAGCCAATCATGTGCTGCATTATGACCGCTGGTGGAATCCCGCAGTAGAGAATCAGGCAACAGACCGGGCCTTCCGGATCGGACAGCACAAAAATGTCCAGGTGCATAAGCTGATCTGCCAGGGAACGCTGGAGGAGCGGATTGATGAGCTGATCGAACGTAAAAAAAGCTTGTCCGAGCAGGTAGTCGGCTCCGGTGAGAACTGGTTAACCGAAATGTCCAACCATGAGCTGAAGGAGCTTATTGAGCTGCAGGGCCAGGACTGGATGTAG
- a CDS encoding GTP pyrophosphokinase family protein, with amino-acid sequence MQKWQIHEDFAQQIENFKALPVLYRHALNELENKIDIIRTEWQVRDGYSPIEHVKSRIKEPKSIVQKMERKGHEFTLDNMEQHIHDIAGMRIVCAFVKDIYRLVDHLCGREDIRVLEIKDYIAHPKPNGYQSLHLIVAIPLVLLEGTRWVKAEIQLRTLAMDFWASMEHILYYKFDKQLPPHVAEELKEAARAADELDQKMLRLRREILELSEGGGNSGPLA; translated from the coding sequence ATGCAGAAATGGCAGATCCACGAGGATTTTGCCCAGCAGATAGAGAATTTCAAGGCTTTACCGGTGCTTTACCGTCATGCACTGAATGAGCTTGAGAATAAAATTGATATCATCCGGACCGAGTGGCAGGTGCGCGACGGCTATAGTCCGATCGAGCATGTGAAATCACGGATCAAGGAACCGAAGAGCATTGTGCAAAAAATGGAGCGCAAGGGCCATGAGTTCACCCTGGACAATATGGAGCAGCATATTCATGATATCGCCGGGATGCGGATCGTTTGTGCGTTTGTGAAGGATATTTACCGGCTCGTCGATCACCTCTGCGGACGTGAGGATATCCGGGTGCTGGAGATTAAAGACTATATCGCCCATCCGAAACCAAACGGCTATCAGAGCCTGCATCTGATTGTTGCCATTCCGCTGGTGCTGCTGGAAGGAACCCGCTGGGTCAAGGCCGAAATTCAGCTGCGGACACTCGCAATGGATTTCTGGGCCAGCATGGAGCATATTCTCTACTATAAGTTCGACAAGCAGCTGCCGCCGCATGTCGCGGAGGAGCTGAAGGAGGCGGCGCGTGCCGCAGACGAGCTGGATCAGAAGATGCTCCGTCTGCGCCGGGAGATTCTGGAGCTGTCCGAAGGCGGCGGCAACAGCGGGCCTTTAGCATAA
- a CDS encoding helix-turn-helix domain-containing protein, with translation MKQLLLHLRNLGFTEMEAKIMVELASKGQASGYEVAKQLGVSRSNVYAALQRLTQQGYVRCGEGEPARYSVLDPEELATMISGKVQASLAYMESEMPRGGPISPSFYNVEGERNVIGELTRQLNLAAQEIVVDVWREEASLLRSELEQAELRGVKLLWAFDGGNAAPAAYPVWPPLPGKPPRSGGRKFSFVIDRSWCMLGMRYEDGNAQAVVTEHPVLVELLLNHFTQEMVLFELEEDMGPELQKRYGERYSRIHSKYVWQEPEEAGEEGAD, from the coding sequence ATGAAACAGTTGCTGCTGCATCTGCGCAATTTGGGTTTCACAGAGATGGAAGCCAAAATTATGGTTGAGCTGGCCAGTAAAGGCCAGGCCTCGGGCTACGAAGTGGCGAAGCAGCTAGGCGTATCAAGATCGAATGTGTATGCGGCGCTGCAGCGCCTGACCCAGCAGGGGTATGTCCGCTGCGGGGAAGGCGAGCCTGCACGTTATAGCGTACTGGACCCTGAAGAGCTGGCGACGATGATCTCCGGCAAGGTGCAAGCTTCGCTGGCCTATATGGAAAGTGAAATGCCGCGCGGCGGCCCGATCAGCCCTTCGTTCTACAATGTGGAGGGTGAACGCAACGTGATCGGGGAGCTGACCCGCCAGCTGAATCTCGCCGCCCAAGAGATTGTAGTTGATGTATGGCGGGAGGAGGCCTCGCTGCTGCGCAGCGAGCTGGAACAGGCTGAGCTGCGCGGAGTGAAGCTTCTCTGGGCGTTTGACGGCGGCAATGCCGCTCCGGCCGCTTATCCGGTCTGGCCCCCGCTTCCGGGCAAGCCGCCGCGCAGCGGAGGACGGAAGTTCTCTTTTGTCATCGACCGTTCATGGTGCATGCTCGGCATGCGTTATGAGGACGGCAACGCACAGGCGGTGGTTACGGAGCATCCTGTGCTTGTAGAGCTGCTGCTGAACCATTTCACACAGGAAATGGTCTTGTTCGAGCTTGAAGAGGATATGGGTCCTGAGCTGCAGAAGCGGTACGGGGAGCGCTATAGCCGGATTCACAGCAAATATGTATGGCAGGAGCCGGAAGAGGCAGGAGAAGAGGGGGCGGATTAG
- a CDS encoding zinc ribbon domain-containing protein, whose product MNFLQRIKDGASRVSEKAQSSVEVSKLNGQIADIEHEMQIEFLKMGKLFYEGFRTRDMSVAEGQMIELARGCSRLQEQIEGVRGRIAELKNERLCACGQIVALDANFCPHCGRKLEAISLHKEPAAAPAQAQAPAVTVHTVHEFEDEEDQFYGEEELTEAERELAKRHDPRTAYAEIIPVNEDDAEPDGYVQAVPDTERSRREADELERERERQLELDRRIRDWKASEPAVQVTAGETGARDIVKCQICGTDLPKGSMWCPRCGSEQI is encoded by the coding sequence ATGAATTTTCTGCAACGCATTAAAGACGGGGCCAGCCGGGTGAGTGAAAAAGCACAAAGCTCGGTGGAAGTCAGCAAGCTGAACGGGCAAATTGCGGACATTGAACATGAGATGCAAATTGAATTTTTGAAAATGGGAAAGCTTTTCTATGAAGGATTCCGTACTCGGGATATGTCGGTGGCCGAAGGCCAGATGATTGAGCTGGCGCGCGGCTGCAGCAGGCTGCAGGAGCAGATCGAGGGCGTGCGGGGAAGAATTGCCGAGCTCAAAAATGAACGCCTCTGCGCATGCGGCCAGATCGTGGCACTGGATGCGAACTTCTGTCCGCACTGCGGGCGGAAGCTTGAGGCCATTTCACTGCACAAGGAGCCGGCAGCTGCTCCGGCACAGGCACAAGCACCTGCTGTGACGGTACATACCGTACATGAGTTTGAAGATGAGGAAGATCAGTTCTACGGCGAGGAAGAGCTGACCGAAGCAGAGCGGGAGCTTGCCAAGAGACATGATCCCCGCACCGCATATGCCGAGATCATTCCGGTAAATGAAGATGACGCGGAGCCTGACGGATACGTTCAGGCTGTGCCTGATACAGAACGGAGCCGCCGTGAGGCGGATGAACTGGAACGGGAGCGTGAGCGCCAGCTGGAGCTGGACCGGCGCATCCGGGACTGGAAGGCCAGCGAGCCAGCAGTCCAGGTGACGGCCGGGGAAACGGGTGCACGCGATATAGTGAAATGCCAAATTTGCGGCACGGATCTGCCGAAAGGCTCAATGTGGTGCCCGCGCTGCGGTTCAGAGCAAATATAG
- a CDS encoding xanthine phosphoribosyltransferase, whose protein sequence is MELLRQKVMNEGIVLGPGVLKVDSFLNHQMDPFLMREVGHEFTRRFAGEAVTKVLTIESSGIAPGIMTALALEVPLIFARKQKSLTLTEDIYVEKVYSFTKKETNEITVARKFIAPGERVLIIDDFLANGEAAFGLARIVEQAGGSVAGIGIVIEKAFQPGGRLLKEAGYRVESLVRIASLENGIVTFAED, encoded by the coding sequence ATGGAGTTATTGAGACAAAAGGTTATGAACGAAGGGATTGTTCTCGGCCCCGGTGTGCTCAAGGTCGATTCCTTTCTGAATCACCAGATGGACCCGTTTCTGATGCGGGAGGTGGGCCACGAGTTCACCCGCCGTTTTGCCGGGGAGGCGGTCACCAAGGTGCTGACCATCGAATCCTCCGGGATTGCCCCCGGCATCATGACGGCGCTTGCGCTTGAGGTTCCGCTGATTTTTGCCCGCAAGCAGAAGTCGCTGACGCTGACGGAGGATATTTATGTGGAGAAGGTCTATTCCTTCACGAAGAAAGAGACCAACGAGATTACCGTCGCCAGAAAGTTCATTGCTCCCGGCGAGCGGGTGCTGATCATTGATGACTTCCTGGCGAACGGCGAAGCGGCCTTCGGGCTGGCCCGGATTGTTGAGCAGGCAGGCGGCAGTGTGGCCGGTATCGGCATTGTGATCGAAAAAGCGTTCCAGCCTGGAGGCCGGCTCCTGAAGGAAGCCGGATACCGTGTGGAGTCGCTGGTGCGGATCGCTTCGCTCGAGAATGGGATTGTAACTTTCGCTGAAGACTAG
- a CDS encoding TIM-barrel domain-containing protein, producing the protein MESSEAIRPEKMGPLVMKETWNTPGSVVSWELAENVYIVRGECAGMVFIFLSDDMFRMKLFHGQVPDLTTSAAVMNENCVPHLFPVEETDGQLIFTTSDIRLIIEKSSFLLRVENTAGKTIMQQNLASWNPRGASHAEYDMQPKSHFYGLGEKSSFLDKRGERYTNWNTDVFAPHLPEIEALYESIPLIIHMHGDLTYGLFLDNTGRSDFDMRSHGIAFTIGCSTGSYDIYFINGPEMKDVVKRYTTLTGRIALPPKWAIGYHQSRYSYMNQQEVLQLARTFREKNIPCDVIYLDIHYMDEYRVFTFDPVNFPDPQRMISELGELGVRIVPIVDPGVKKDPKFEVYKEGVLEKHFCRRLEGDIFFGEVWPGISAFPDFSDSRTAEWWGDLHKFYTDLGIQGIWNDMNEPAVFNESKTMDLDVMHFNNGRAVTHEEYHNLYGMMMSKATYEGLAGHMGGERPFVLTRAGYAGIQRYAAVWTGDNRSFWEHMAMAMPMVLNMGLSGLAFAGPDIGGFAHHTSAQLLVRWTQMGVFFPYCRNHSSIGTLRQEPWSFGEEVEGILREFIGLRYRWMPHLYNLFHEAEICGLPVIRPLVLEYPRDPHVTNLCDQFLLGDNVLIAPVYRPDTDHRSVYLPEGHWIDYWDGEIHAGGCHILAAAPLHIMPMYVQAGTFTAEGPLKQYALEDKAETVIFHLFGAEVGSGFSAGYSLYEDDGHSFGYRRGQYSELKVQAEGTEGALVLKWAYTVQDYRPRRELLQFALCYPNFSIAGVEGLAEISLEQLKAGRTGWAYNGKKGAIIVQINDAAEGGELLILAHE; encoded by the coding sequence ATGGAGAGCAGCGAGGCGATACGCCCCGAGAAAATGGGGCCGCTGGTGATGAAGGAGACCTGGAATACCCCGGGCAGTGTGGTGTCCTGGGAGCTGGCGGAGAATGTCTACATTGTACGCGGGGAATGCGCCGGAATGGTCTTTATCTTTTTGAGTGATGATATGTTCCGGATGAAGCTCTTTCACGGCCAAGTGCCTGACCTCACTACATCGGCGGCGGTGATGAATGAGAACTGTGTCCCGCATCTGTTCCCGGTAGAGGAGACGGACGGGCAACTGATCTTCACAACTAGTGACATCAGGCTGATTATCGAGAAATCATCATTTCTGCTCCGCGTAGAGAATACGGCCGGCAAGACCATCATGCAGCAGAATCTGGCCAGCTGGAACCCGCGCGGTGCGAGCCATGCAGAGTATGATATGCAGCCGAAGTCGCATTTTTACGGGCTGGGTGAGAAATCAAGCTTCCTGGATAAACGCGGGGAGCGTTATACGAACTGGAACACCGATGTCTTCGCTCCGCATCTGCCGGAAATTGAGGCGCTCTACGAATCAATACCGCTGATTATTCATATGCACGGTGACCTCACCTACGGCTTGTTCCTCGACAATACCGGCCGGAGCGATTTCGACATGCGTTCGCATGGGATTGCGTTTACCATTGGCTGCTCTACGGGGTCATACGACATCTATTTCATTAACGGGCCTGAGATGAAGGATGTCGTCAAAAGATACACTACGCTCACCGGACGGATTGCGCTCCCGCCTAAATGGGCTATCGGCTACCACCAGTCCCGCTACAGCTACATGAATCAGCAGGAGGTGCTGCAGCTCGCCCGGACCTTCCGTGAGAAAAATATCCCCTGTGATGTCATCTATCTGGATATTCATTATATGGACGAGTACCGTGTCTTCACCTTTGACCCCGTTAACTTTCCTGATCCGCAGAGAATGATCTCGGAGCTCGGGGAGCTGGGTGTGCGGATTGTGCCGATTGTCGATCCCGGTGTGAAAAAAGACCCCAAATTCGAGGTGTATAAGGAAGGTGTGCTGGAGAAGCATTTCTGCCGCCGGCTGGAAGGGGATATCTTCTTCGGCGAGGTGTGGCCGGGCATCAGCGCCTTCCCGGATTTCAGCGACAGCCGGACTGCGGAGTGGTGGGGCGATCTGCATAAATTTTATACGGACCTCGGTATCCAGGGCATCTGGAATGATATGAACGAGCCGGCGGTATTCAATGAGAGCAAGACGATGGATCTCGATGTGATGCATTTCAATAACGGGCGTGCGGTTACCCATGAGGAGTATCATAATTTGTACGGGATGATGATGTCCAAGGCTACCTATGAGGGGCTGGCTGGGCATATGGGCGGCGAGCGGCCTTTTGTGCTGACCCGGGCCGGGTACGCAGGCATTCAGCGGTATGCGGCTGTATGGACCGGGGATAACCGCAGCTTCTGGGAGCATATGGCGATGGCGATGCCGATGGTGCTCAATATGGGCCTGTCCGGCCTGGCCTTTGCCGGTCCGGATATCGGCGGCTTTGCCCACCATACCTCTGCCCAGCTGCTGGTGCGCTGGACGCAGATGGGGGTCTTTTTCCCGTACTGCCGTAATCATTCCTCGATCGGTACGCTGCGCCAGGAGCCGTGGTCCTTCGGGGAGGAGGTCGAGGGGATTCTCCGCGAATTCATCGGGCTGCGGTACCGCTGGATGCCGCATTTATATAACCTGTTCCATGAGGCGGAGATATGCGGTCTGCCGGTGATCCGGCCGCTGGTGCTGGAATATCCGCGTGACCCGCATGTGACGAACCTGTGCGACCAGTTCCTGCTGGGTGACAATGTGCTGATTGCCCCGGTTTACCGCCCGGATACGGATCACCGGTCAGTCTATTTGCCGGAGGGGCACTGGATTGACTACTGGGACGGGGAGATTCATGCAGGCGGGTGCCATATTCTCGCTGCTGCGCCGCTGCATATTATGCCGATGTATGTGCAGGCGGGGACGTTCACGGCCGAAGGACCGCTGAAGCAATATGCGCTGGAGGATAAGGCGGAGACGGTTATCTTCCATCTCTTCGGGGCGGAGGTGGGCAGCGGCTTCTCGGCGGGTTACAGCCTGTATGAGGATGACGGGCACAGCTTCGGCTACCGCAGAGGACAGTATTCAGAGCTTAAGGTACAGGCTGAGGGTACAGAGGGGGCGCTGGTACTGAAGTGGGCTTATACTGTACAGGATTACCGGCCGCGCCGGGAGCTGCTGCAGTTCGCCCTGTGCTATCCTAACTTCAGCATAGCCGGGGTAGAGGGGCTTGCGGAGATCAGCCTGGAGCAGCTGAAGGCCGGCCGGACCGGCTGGGCGTATAACGGCAAGAAGGGTGCAATTATTGTGCAGATAAACGATGCTGCTGAGGGCGGGGAACTGCTCATTCTGGCTCATGAATGA
- a CDS encoding diacylglycerol kinase family lipid kinase, which translates to MYLLIINSRSGGGAGLRTWHTVEVLLQARGVPYEPLFTQSADSAESQVLHALARREDWRAAIVIGGDGTIHSVLGALRRRGVPLAVIPAGSGNDTARGFSIPLTPEAALDNALQDRCLEADLLSNAGGLTLTAVASGFDAQVAVNVNTSRYKRLCNAVGAGRLAYIIGILHTLITFKPCRVSVTCDGKEQAFDRAWLVSVCNLPSYGGGLLICPQAESGDGLLDVCVVHGVSRGQLLRLFPTVVKGKHVALPYVTMLRGRSVAVHFAQPRHAIGDGEALGTAPLAVRCEPGALRVLSPLAAAAGAAGAAGGSCHASG; encoded by the coding sequence ATGTATTTATTGATCATAAACTCCCGTTCCGGCGGGGGAGCGGGTCTGCGGACCTGGCACACCGTGGAAGTCCTGCTGCAGGCACGGGGCGTTCCCTATGAGCCCTTGTTCACGCAAAGCGCAGACAGCGCCGAGAGCCAGGTGCTCCACGCCCTGGCCCGCCGCGAGGACTGGCGCGCCGCCATCGTGATCGGCGGGGACGGCACGATCCACAGCGTGCTCGGTGCGCTGCGGCGCCGGGGGGTACCGCTGGCGGTGATTCCCGCCGGCTCCGGCAATGACACCGCGCGGGGCTTCAGCATCCCGCTGACACCTGAGGCCGCTCTGGACAATGCGCTGCAGGACCGCTGCCTCGAAGCCGATCTGCTCTCGAATGCAGGCGGACTCACCCTGACCGCCGTAGCCAGCGGCTTCGACGCCCAGGTGGCCGTCAACGTGAATACCAGCCGGTATAAGCGGCTGTGTAATGCCGTCGGCGCCGGCCGGCTGGCTTATATCATCGGCATTCTGCATACGCTAATCACCTTCAAGCCCTGCCGCGTAAGCGTAACCTGCGACGGCAAGGAGCAGGCCTTCGACCGGGCGTGGCTGGTCTCGGTCTGCAACCTGCCGAGCTACGGCGGCGGACTGCTGATCTGCCCGCAGGCGGAATCAGGCGACGGCCTGCTTGACGTCTGCGTGGTCCACGGGGTAAGCCGCGGGCAATTGCTGCGGCTGTTCCCGACGGTGGTGAAGGGCAAGCATGTGGCGCTGCCCTATGTCACCATGCTGCGCGGACGCAGCGTAGCCGTCCACTTCGCGCAGCCGCGCCATGCCATCGGCGACGGCGAGGCCCTCGGCACCGCGCCGCTGGCCGTGCGCTGCGAGCCGGGGGCGCTGCGCGTGCTGTCGCCGCTGGCGGCTGCAGCGGGCGCTGCTGGCGCAGCCGGCGGGTCCTGCCACGCCAGCGGCTAG
- the coxB gene encoding cytochrome c oxidase subunit II has product MMKTWQAGRRLLLMTAALGLILAGCGREDLSVLRPQGPAAESSFALMKLSITIMIVVLLIVFSISAYVWIRFRRKPGQQEIPKQVEGSFKLEVLWTVIPLILVIILAVPTVKAVFAAGNDHSDDKDAIQVKVTGHQYWWEFEYTDYGVTTAQDLVIPAGKDIAFELSTKDVLHSFWVPSLSGKMDTNPDGTVNRFSFSAPNEGVYRGKCAELCGPSHGFMEFKVKSVSEAAFEDWLASMKAPESVLPEDPVLAEKFKSQCLTCHAVGSMPASSVAPNLTGIGSRESVAGILLNDDTRVDGAPVEENLKTWLHDPQSVKPGNTMPNPKDLGLTDEEIDGIAEYLAGYTLD; this is encoded by the coding sequence ATGATGAAAACGTGGCAGGCTGGAAGGCGGCTTCTTCTCATGACAGCAGCGCTTGGACTCATTCTTGCCGGATGCGGGCGGGAGGACTTGTCGGTACTCAGACCGCAGGGGCCCGCAGCGGAAAGCTCGTTTGCTCTGATGAAGCTGTCGATCACAATCATGATCGTGGTGCTCCTCATCGTTTTCTCCATTTCGGCGTATGTGTGGATACGCTTCCGCCGCAAGCCGGGCCAGCAGGAGATTCCGAAGCAGGTGGAAGGCAGCTTCAAGCTGGAGGTGCTGTGGACGGTTATCCCGCTTATTCTCGTAATTATACTGGCGGTTCCCACAGTGAAGGCGGTCTTTGCTGCAGGGAATGACCATTCAGATGACAAGGATGCCATTCAAGTTAAGGTAACCGGCCATCAGTACTGGTGGGAGTTTGAATATACCGATTACGGGGTGACAACCGCGCAGGATCTGGTGATTCCGGCAGGCAAGGATATAGCCTTTGAGCTGAGCACCAAGGATGTGCTGCATTCCTTCTGGGTACCCTCCCTCTCCGGCAAAATGGATACCAACCCTGACGGGACAGTGAACCGCTTCAGCTTCAGCGCGCCGAATGAAGGCGTTTACCGCGGCAAATGCGCAGAGCTGTGCGGGCCGTCCCACGGGTTCATGGAGTTCAAGGTGAAGTCCGTCAGTGAAGCTGCCTTTGAAGACTGGCTCGCTTCGATGAAGGCTCCAGAGTCGGTGCTGCCGGAGGACCCGGTGCTTGCCGAGAAGTTCAAATCGCAGTGTCTGACCTGCCATGCGGTGGGCAGCATGCCTGCCTCCTCGGTTGCTCCCAATCTGACGGGGATTGGCTCCCGTGAATCCGTTGCCGGTATTCTGCTCAATGATGATACCCGTGTGGACGGTGCGCCTGTAGAGGAGAATCTGAAGACCTGGCTGCATGATCCGCAAAGCGTCAAGCCCGGCAATACCATGCCGAATCCCAAGGATCTGGGGCTGACCGATGAAGAAATCGACGGTATTGCCGAGTATCTGGCCGGCTACACACTGGACTGA